In a single window of the Mus musculus strain C57BL/6J chromosome 6, GRCm38.p6 C57BL/6J genome:
- the Spr gene encoding sepiapterin reductase has protein sequence MEAGGLGCAVCVLTGASRGFGRALAPQLARLLSPGSVMLVSARSESMLRQLKEELGAQQPDLKVVLAAADLGTEAGVQRLLSAVRELPRPEGLQRLLLINNAATLGDVSKGFLNVNDLAEVNNYWALNLTSMLCLTSGTLNAFQDSPGLSKTVVNISSLCALQPYKGWGLYCAGKAARDMLYQVLAAEEPSVRVLSYAPGPLDNDMQQLARETSKDPELRSKLQKLKSDGALVDCGTSAQKLLGLLQKDTFQSGAHVDFYDC, from the exons ATGGAGGCAGGCGGGCTGGGCTGCGCTGTGTGCGTGTTGACCGGGGCCTCCCGGGGCTTTGGTCGCGCCCTGGCCCCGCAGCTGGCCCGGTTGCTGTCTCCCGGTTCCGTGATGCTCGTAAGCGCACGCAGTGAGTCGATGCTGCGGCAACTGAAGGAGGAGCTGGGCGCTCAGCAGCCTGACCTGAAAGTGGTGCTGGCAGCCGCCGATCTGGGCACCGAGGCTGGCGTGCAGCGGTTGCTGAGCGCAGTACGCGAGCTCCCGAGGCCCGAGGGGCTGCAGCGCCTGCTGCTCATCAACAACGCAG ccactcTTGGGGATGTTTCCAAAGGCTTCCTCAACGTGAATGACCTAGCTGAGGTGAACAACTACTGGGCTCTGAACCTGACCTCCATGCTCTGTTTGACTTCCGGCACCTTGAATGCCTTCCAGGATAGCCCTGGCCTGAGCAAGACTGTGGTTAACATCTCATCTCTGTGTGCCCTGCAGCCCTACAAAGGCTGGGGTCTGTACTGTGCGGGGAAGGCTGCCCGAGACATGCTCTACCAGGTCCTGGCTGCTGAGGAACCGAGTGTGCGGGTGCTGAGCTATGCTCCAG GTCCCCTGGACAATGACATGCAGCAGTTGGCTCGGGAAACCTCCAAGGACCCAGAGTTAAGGAGCAAACTGCAGAAGTTGAAGTCGGATGGGGCGCTGGTGGACTGTGGGACTTCAGCCCAGAAACTGCTGGGCTTGCTGCAAAAGGACACCTTCCAGTCTGGAGCCCATGTGGACTTCTATGACTGTTAA